In Xiphophorus hellerii strain 12219 chromosome 8, Xiphophorus_hellerii-4.1, whole genome shotgun sequence, the genomic window aattaattataaatgtaaCTTAATGTATTGTGACTGTTTACCTAAAATCTTCAGCATGGAAACAATGGGATGATTTCACGTTATCTTGACATTGTAAAAAAGAATTAACCCTTTTTTGCAACTTTGTGGCATTTCTTGGATTTCAGGTAATATTTGCTGTTGCCGGGGTCTAAAGTCACAACAAACTGGCACTTTAGTTGCTGTGAAAGAGAAGACGACAATAAGTGTTGAATGAAAATTGATACATTTTCTTAATGGTTCTATAAAGAACAGAGGGTGAACAGATTTACCTCTTTGCCCAAAATGCAGTTTCTCAAGTCAAGGTTTTTCATCTTAGGACATATGGTACTTCTGAGGATTGCAATGATTTTAAAGTTGATCCTTTTGGTTACCTGCAGATAGAACCAGATAAAACTGTGATTAGAAGTATGTTTTAATAGGGTACATTATATTGTTTTAAGGAAAATCAGTCCAACCTGGGATTTAGCACTGGTAATTGAGATCAGCTTGAAGAAGACCttgttctttgcttttttgttgaaCATTTCTACAGCATATTGAGCCGCCTTCTGAACATCTTTTGACTCAGGACGTTTTTCAGTCCAACCCTCTAAAAGATGACAAAATTGACAAAGGTATGTTGACTGTAACATAAAGTAtatcagtaaaaagaaaaaaaaagatcacaaaagagagacaaaaactATCAAGCTTGAATCAGTTTGTAGGGTCAAAGAAAGGGCAAGGAGGATTCTCAGCATTCTGTCCATTTTG contains:
- the LOC116724246 gene encoding cystatin-like, translated to MSLPLSLLICLSVFQLCLGVQPEKRHIKEQGWTEKRPESKDVQKAAQYAVEMFNKKAKNKVFFKLISITSAKSQVTKRINFKIIAILRSTICPKMKNLDLRNCILGKEQLKCQFVVTLDPGNSKYYLKSKKCHKVAKKG